A section of the Paracoccaceae bacterium genome encodes:
- the dnaA gene encoding chromosomal replication initiator protein DnaA, which yields MTEDTWGQIRQKLQKSVGKNNYTNWIEPLEFAGLTDGVATFHVPTQFIGDWVSRNFSDMILQALVAAGEVVSRVVFQVSARAARVIRPNAAEKPAVAKLPEDFVTGATLDARHTFDSFVVGKPNELAHAAARRVAEGAPVSFNPLFLYGGVGLGKTHLMHAIAWELARRNPEARVVYLSAEQFMYRFVQALRDRAMMEFKQLFRSVDILMIDDVQFITGKESTQEEFFHTFNALVDQNRQIIISGDRAPGEMEGIEDRIKSRLQSGLVVDLHPTNYELRLGILQSKVEQFSSQFGKIGIADGVLEFLAHRISTNVRVLEGALMRLFAFGELVGREITLEMTQDCLADILRASDRKITVEEIQRKVSDHYNIRLSDMIGPKRMRVYARPRQMAMYLAKQLTSRSLPEIGRRFGGRDHTTVMHGVKRIEQLKETDSQIADDLEMLRRSLEG from the coding sequence ATGACGGAAGACACTTGGGGACAGATCCGGCAGAAGCTGCAAAAGTCGGTCGGAAAGAACAACTACACGAACTGGATCGAACCGCTGGAATTTGCGGGGCTGACGGATGGCGTTGCGACCTTCCACGTGCCGACGCAATTCATCGGCGACTGGGTCTCGCGCAATTTCTCGGATATGATCCTGCAAGCGCTGGTCGCCGCCGGAGAGGTTGTCAGCCGCGTGGTGTTCCAGGTTTCGGCCAGGGCCGCGCGGGTGATCCGCCCGAATGCCGCCGAAAAGCCCGCCGTTGCCAAACTGCCCGAAGATTTCGTCACCGGGGCGACGCTGGATGCGCGCCACACCTTCGACAGTTTTGTCGTCGGCAAACCGAATGAACTGGCCCACGCCGCCGCGCGCCGCGTGGCCGAGGGCGCGCCGGTCAGCTTCAACCCGCTGTTCCTTTACGGTGGTGTCGGCCTTGGAAAAACCCACCTGATGCATGCCATCGCCTGGGAATTGGCGCGCCGCAACCCCGAGGCGCGCGTCGTCTATCTGTCTGCCGAGCAGTTCATGTATCGCTTCGTGCAGGCCCTGCGTGACCGCGCCATGATGGAATTCAAGCAACTGTTCCGCTCGGTCGATATTCTAATGATCGACGACGTCCAGTTCATCACCGGCAAGGAATCCACGCAGGAGGAATTCTTCCATACTTTCAACGCCCTGGTCGATCAGAACCGGCAGATCATCATCTCGGGCGACCGCGCCCCCGGAGAGATGGAGGGCATCGAGGATCGCATCAAATCGCGCCTGCAATCGGGTTTGGTCGTCGATCTGCACCCCACCAATTACGAATTGCGCCTGGGCATCCTGCAATCCAAAGTCGAACAGTTCAGCAGCCAGTTCGGCAAAATCGGCATCGCAGACGGGGTTCTGGAATTCCTCGCCCACAGGATATCGACCAACGTGCGCGTGCTGGAAGGCGCGCTGATGCGTCTGTTCGCCTTCGGAGAGCTTGTGGGCCGCGAAATCACACTGGAAATGACCCAGGATTGCCTGGCCGATATTCTGCGCGCTTCGGACCGCAAAATCACGGTCGAGGAAATCCAGCGCAAGGTGTCCGACCATTACAACATCCGCTTGTCGGATATGATCGGCCCGAAACGGATGCGGGTTTACGCCCGTCCGCGCCAGATGGCGATGTATCTGGCCAAGCAGCTGACCTCACGCTCTTTGCCCGAAATCGGGCGTCGGTTTGGTGGCCGGGACCACACCACGGTGATGCACGGCGTCAAACGGATCGAGCAGTTGAAGGAAACCGACAGTCAGATCGCGGATGATCTGGAAATGCTGCGCCGCAGCCTCGAGGGTTGA
- a CDS encoding rhodanese-like domain-containing protein translates to MSSGFGTRVGDVNPDDAWRMLEDDPNALLVDVRTRAEWGFVGMPDLRSLGSTPVMVEWARFPDMAVNPHFASAAKKQLDGRNATTLLFLCRSGQRSKMAAEAVMRYFRQFGDEVECLNIAEGFEGDMDENGHRGNINGWKARGLAWRQT, encoded by the coding sequence ATGAGTTCAGGTTTTGGCACGCGGGTCGGGGATGTGAATCCCGATGATGCGTGGCGAATGCTTGAGGATGACCCAAACGCGCTTCTGGTTGATGTCCGGACGCGCGCCGAATGGGGGTTCGTCGGCATGCCGGATTTGCGGTCTTTGGGCAGCACGCCAGTCATGGTCGAATGGGCACGCTTTCCCGACATGGCGGTTAACCCGCATTTCGCCTCGGCCGCGAAGAAACAGCTGGACGGGCGCAATGCCACGACGCTGCTGTTTCTGTGCCGTTCGGGGCAACGCTCAAAAATGGCGGCTGAAGCAGTGATGCGGTATTTTCGCCAGTTCGGCGACGAAGTGGAATGCCTGAATATCGCCGAAGGTTTTGAAGGCGATATGGACGAAAACGGGCATCGGGGTAACATAAACGGGTGGAAAGCCCGCGGGCTGGCCTGGCGCCAGACCTGA
- the rpsT gene encoding 30S ribosomal protein S20 has product MANSPQSKKRARQNERRFAINKARRSRVRTQLRKVEEAIASGDKDAATAALRAAQPELMRGVTKGIFHKNTVARKMSRLSARVKAIG; this is encoded by the coding sequence ATGGCCAATTCACCCCAGTCCAAGAAACGCGCCCGCCAGAACGAGCGTCGTTTTGCAATCAACAAAGCCCGCCGTTCGCGCGTGCGCACGCAGCTGCGCAAAGTCGAAGAAGCGATCGCATCTGGCGACAAGGATGCCGCAACCGCCGCGTTGCGCGCCGCCCAGCCCGAGCTGATGCGCGGTGTCACCAAGGGCATCTTCCACAAGAACACCGTAGCGCGCAAAATGTCGCGCCTGAGCGCCCGGGTCAAAGCCATCGGCTGA
- a CDS encoding enoyl-CoA hydratase has translation MAFTTIISDVTEHVAVIRLNRPDALNALNAKLLGELAQALDEAEADKKVRCIILTGSEKAFAAGADITEMAEKSFVDVYKSDMFADEVARISKPRKPIIAAVAGYALGGGCELAMMCDFIIAADTAKFGQPEINLGVIAGIGGTQRLTHFVGKSKSMEMHLTGRFMGAEEAERAGLVSRVVPAKKLMDEAMAAAEKIVEKSALATMAVKEAVNRAYETNLTEGLLFERRMFQALFATEDQSEGMAAFVEKREAQFRDK, from the coding sequence ATGGCCTTCACCACGATTATTTCCGACGTCACCGAACATGTCGCGGTGATCCGCCTGAACCGCCCCGATGCCCTGAATGCACTGAACGCCAAGTTGCTGGGCGAGCTGGCGCAGGCCTTGGACGAGGCCGAAGCCGACAAGAAGGTCCGCTGCATCATACTGACCGGGTCCGAAAAAGCCTTTGCCGCCGGGGCCGACATCACCGAAATGGCCGAGAAATCCTTCGTCGATGTCTATAAGTCCGACATGTTCGCGGATGAGGTCGCGCGAATCTCCAAACCTCGCAAGCCGATTATCGCTGCCGTCGCAGGTTATGCGCTGGGCGGCGGCTGTGAACTGGCGATGATGTGCGATTTCATCATCGCCGCGGACACGGCCAAATTCGGCCAGCCCGAGATCAACCTGGGCGTCATCGCCGGGATTGGCGGCACCCAGCGGCTGACCCATTTTGTGGGCAAGTCGAAGTCGATGGAGATGCATCTGACCGGCCGCTTCATGGGTGCCGAGGAAGCCGAACGCGCCGGTCTTGTCAGTCGCGTGGTTCCGGCCAAGAAGCTGATGGATGAAGCGATGGCCGCGGCCGAAAAGATTGTCGAGAAATCAGCGCTGGCCACGATGGCGGTGAAAGAGGCGGTGAACCGCGCCTATGAAACCAACCTGACCGAGGGGTTGCTGTTTGAGCGCCGCATGTTCCAGGCGCTGTTCGCAACCGAAGATCAAAGCGAAGGCATGGCCGCGTTCGTTGAAAAGCGCGAGGCGCAGTTCCGCGACAAATAA
- the mutM gene encoding bifunctional DNA-formamidopyrimidine glycosylase/DNA-(apurinic or apyrimidinic site) lyase, whose protein sequence is MPELPEVETVRRGLIPAMEGAVIARAQVNRPDLRWPFPPGMADRLSGARVVRLGRRSKYLLVDLDTGETLIVHLGMSGRMQVSGLTIGDFHYDHPAPAKHDHVVLHIEGGARVTFNDARRFGAMDLIATGAVDSHWLLDKLGPEPLGNAFHADHLISAFKGRRTPVKSALLDQRIVAGLGNIYVCEVLYRARISPKRLTGQLGKSRVASLVPLIRDVLGEAIEAGGSSLRDHRRADGELGYFQHNFRVYDREDQPCPTPDCTGAIARITQSGRSSFYCPRCQR, encoded by the coding sequence GTCCGCCGTGGCCTGATCCCTGCGATGGAAGGGGCCGTGATTGCGCGGGCTCAGGTGAACCGCCCCGATCTACGCTGGCCGTTCCCGCCGGGCATGGCGGATCGGCTGAGCGGGGCGCGGGTGGTGCGGCTTGGGCGGCGGTCGAAATACCTGCTGGTTGATCTGGACACGGGCGAGACGCTGATCGTGCATCTGGGGATGTCGGGGCGAATGCAGGTCTCTGGCCTAACAATCGGCGATTTCCACTACGACCACCCCGCGCCTGCAAAACACGACCATGTTGTGCTGCATATAGAGGGCGGCGCGCGCGTCACCTTCAACGACGCCCGCCGCTTTGGGGCGATGGATCTGATCGCGACCGGGGCGGTCGACTCGCATTGGCTGCTGGACAAGCTGGGCCCGGAACCGCTGGGCAATGCGTTTCACGCCGATCATCTGATCAGCGCGTTCAAGGGCCGCCGCACCCCGGTCAAATCGGCGCTTCTGGACCAGCGGATCGTTGCGGGGCTGGGCAATATCTATGTCTGCGAGGTGCTTTATCGGGCACGAATCTCTCCCAAGCGGTTGACCGGGCAACTTGGCAAATCACGCGTTGCATCCCTGGTGCCGCTGATCCGCGATGTATTGGGTGAGGCGATTGAGGCGGGCGGCTCCTCCTTGCGGGATCACCGCCGGGCGGACGGGGAATTGGGGTATTTCCAGCATAATTTCAGGGTCTATGACCGCGAAGATCAGCCCTGCCCGACCCCGGATTGCACCGGCGCCATCGCCCGGATCACACAGTCGGGGCGGTCGTCTTTCTATTGCCCGCGGTGTCAGAGATGA